CGTGGCGATACGGATAGACAAGAATCCCCCCATCGCAGGGACTAACAACGTTGAGATCGGCATCACCGATGCCTCCGGGAAGGCGATAACGGGTGCAAAGGTGGTACTTGCCTATTCGATGCCGGCAATGACGGGGATGCCCCCCATGAACTACAAGGCCGACGCAGTATCCGCGGGGAATGTTTACAAGGCCAGGGTAAACTATTCCATGTCGGGTTCCTGGAACAATGAAGTGAAGATAACGTATGGCGGAAAGACCGTATCCGCCAGGTTCACCATCGATGCCAGGTGATGCCGGTTCCTCGCCGCTTTTGGCCGCTGACGCCCCAACTCTGGACCTTGACGAACTTGTCAG
This portion of the Syntrophorhabdus sp. genome encodes:
- a CDS encoding FixH family protein codes for the protein MKMFLTICLILLMTVSVVYAKDYEVTRKAGDLNVAIRIDKNPPIAGTNNVEIGITDASGKAITGAKVVLAYSMPAMTGMPPMNYKADAVSAGNVYKARVNYSMSGSWNNEVKITYGGKTVSARFTIDAR